The Penaeus chinensis breed Huanghai No. 1 chromosome 29, ASM1920278v2, whole genome shotgun sequence genome window below encodes:
- the LOC125040415 gene encoding uncharacterized protein YFR016C-like, whose translation MKIDIHRHYNVRTVSLGTILGSELENSDLGNSEPENSELKNSELGKSELEKSEPEKSELGKSELENSELEKSELEISELENSELGNSELENSELENSELQNSEHGNSEIENSELENSEFGNSELENSEPENSELENSELQNSEPENSELENSELENSELENSELENSEFENSELENSELGNSELENSELENSELENSELENSEHGNSEIENNELENSEFGNSELENSEPENSELENSEPENSELENSELENNELENSELENSELENSELEISELENSELENSELENSELENSELENSELGNSELENSELENSELENSELENSEIENSELENSELEISELEISELENSELGNTELENSELENSELENSELENSELGNSELEISELENS comes from the coding sequence atgaaaatagatattcaTCGCCATTACAACGTGAGAACAGTGAGCTTGGGAACAATCTTGGGAAGTGAACTTGAGAACAGTGACCTTGGGAACAGTGAACCTGAGAACAGTGAGCTTAAGAACAGTGAACTTGGGAAAAGTGAACTTGAGAAAAGTGAACCTGAGAAAAGTGAACTTGGGAAAAGTGAACTTGAGAATAGTGAACTTGAGAAAAGTGAACTTGAGATCAGTGAACTTGAGAACAGTGAACTTGGGAACAGTGAACTTGAGAACAGTGAACTTGAGAACAGTGAACTTCAGAACAGTGAACATGGGAACAGTGAAATTGAGAACAGTGAACTTGAGAACAGTGAATTTGGGAACAGTGAACTTGAGAACAGTGAACCTGAGAACAGTGAACTTGAGAACAGTGAACTTCAGAACAGTGAACCTGAGAACAGTGAACTTGAGAACAGTGAACTTGAGAACAGTGAACTTGAGAACAGTGAACTTGAGAACAGTGAATTTGAGAACAGTGAACTTGAGAACAGTGAACTTGGGAACAGTGAACTTGAGAACAGTGAACTTGAGAACAGTGAACTTGAGAACAGTGAACTCGAGAATAGTGAACATGGGAACAGTGAAATTGAGAACAATGAACTTGAGAACAGTGAATTTGGGAACAGTGAACTTGAGAACAGTGAACCTGAGAACAGTGAACTTGAGAACAGTGAACCTGAGAACAGTGAACTTGAGAACAGTGAACTTGAGAACAATGAACTTGAGAACAGTGAACTTGAGAACAGTGAACTTGAGAACAGTGAACTTGAGATCAGTGAACTTGAGAACAGTGAACTTGAGAACAGTGAACTTGAGAACAGTGAACTTGAGAACAGTGAACTTGAGAACAGTGAACTTGGGAACAGTGAACTTGAGAACAGTGAACTTGAGAACAGTGAACTTGAGAACAGTGAACTTGAGAACAGTGAAATTGAGAACAGTGAACTTGAGAACAGTGAACTTGAGATCAGTGAACTTGAGATCAGTGAACTTGAGAACAGTGAACTTGGGAACACTGAACTTGAGAACAGTGAACTTGAGAACAGTGAACTTGAGAACAGTGAACTCGAGAATAGTGAACTTGGGAACAGTGAACTTGAAATCAGTGAACTTGAGAACAGTTAA